Proteins from one Mercurialis annua linkage group LG7, ddMerAnnu1.2, whole genome shotgun sequence genomic window:
- the LOC126654600 gene encoding uncharacterized protein LOC126654600, which yields MFDLDDLNNSIRIPWLIWIQILIFFLLLFLFYSFTALSSDLSVNNSDNRLISSASASASAPPSNKPTVANLLQHRSQVRGSQSIKGEIATSTSRTIVTGEENVESESFSTNSINIDFHPCSYFRLAKLAFLKCFGLDPTTADNNNCSSSEPKKER from the exons atgtTTGATTTAGATGATCTAAATAATAGTATTAGAATTCCATGGCTCATTTGGATCCAAATCTtgatcttttttcttcttctttttcttttctattcCTTCACTGCTCTCTCTTCAGATCTCTCTGTCAATAACTCCGACAACCGCCTCATTTCTTCAGCTTCCGCTTCCGCTTCTGCTCCGCCGTCAAACAAGCCAACCGTCGCCAATCTGTTGCAGCACCGTAGCCAG GTTAGAGGAAGCCAAAGCATAAAAGGAGAGATAGCAACAAGCACAAGTAGAACGATAGTGACCGGAGAAGAGAACGTAGAAAGTGAAAGCTTTTCGACAAACTCAATCAATATTGATTTCCATCCTTGCAGCTATTTCAGGCTTGCCAAACTTGCATTTCTCAAGTGTTTCGGGTTAGACCCTACGACCGCCGATAATAATAATTGTTCGAGTTCCGAGCCGAAAAAAGAAAGATAA